A genome region from Thermococcus gorgonarius includes the following:
- the spt4 gene encoding transcription elongation factor subunit Spt4, producing MAKERACRHCHYITTEDRCPVCGSRDLSDEWFDLVIIIDTESRIAKKLRESIPEAAKVPGKYAIRVR from the coding sequence ATGGCCAAAGAAAGAGCATGCAGGCACTGCCACTACATAACGACCGAAGACCGCTGTCCCGTCTGCGGGAGCAGGGATTTAAGCGACGAGTGGTTCGATCTCGTTATAATCATTGACACGGAGAGCAGGATAGCTAAAAAGCTCAGGGAGAGCATACCCGAGGCTGCCAAAGTGCCCGGAAAGTACGCAATCCGCGTGAGATGA
- a CDS encoding NfeD family protein, producing MEALPIFLLILGLLIIILDMMVTAFITPIGVAFATLGLFLGFGMNFMESFVLALIAAVMAYIAVGRYIRRDVEDIGERERKYTFDPVGKVGKVVKVGEDHYLVELEGDRWIAISEDDLKPGDKVEVTGVDGVKLIVRKAKQ from the coding sequence ATGGAAGCCCTCCCCATTTTTCTCCTCATCCTGGGCCTCCTCATAATCATCCTGGACATGATGGTCACGGCCTTCATAACGCCCATCGGCGTGGCCTTCGCGACCCTGGGCCTTTTCCTAGGTTTCGGCATGAACTTCATGGAGAGCTTCGTCCTGGCCCTGATAGCCGCGGTGATGGCTTACATAGCGGTCGGCAGGTACATCAGGAGGGACGTTGAGGACATCGGCGAGAGGGAGAGGAAGTACACCTTCGACCCCGTCGGGAAGGTCGGGAAGGTCGTTAAAGTCGGGGAGGATCACTACCTCGTGGAGCTCGAAGGGGACAGGTGGATAGCCATCAGCGAGGATGACCTCAAGCCCGGTGATAAAGTGGAGGTCACTGGGGTGGACGGTGTCAAGCTGATCGTGAGGAAAGCTAAGCAGTAA
- a CDS encoding pyruvate/oxaloacetate carboxyltransferase, which produces MARVEIIDTTFRDAHQSLIATRLQTEDMLAIAEKMDRIGFYSMEVWGGATFDVCIRYLNEDPWERLRLLRESIKKTKLQMLLRGQNVVGYKHYPDDVVEKFVELAHKNGIDIFRVFDALNDVRNMEVAIRKAKEVGAEVQGAIAYTTGKVFTLEYYMKKVEELLKLDVDVITIKDMAGLLTPWKAYELVSEIKETYGVPVNVHTHSTTGMAVATYMKAVEAGADYIDTAISPLAFGTAQPGIQTVWHALPEAVGSHLDRELIHEVSRYLKKLLDEKYSGLLHKEALMVNPYVLKYQVPGGMYSNLISQLREMKALDRLQEVLEEIPRVREDLGWPPLVTPTSQIVGTQAVLNVLFGRYERITEEVRNYIKGLYGRSPAEVNPELRKRVLGDEEPITVRPGELLEPMLEKCREELEKLGYLEKEEDVLTYCLFPQIAKEFFERRKRGIKTSPMPPGAQKLKLYVNGVEFEVGIEGVDLSALKYLPQIAGSAQTHTTASSIGTMPVSAPSVPSPVPTPAPVAPAAPAAPTPTPAGEGVVTAPMPGKILRILVKEGEQVKMGQGLLILEAMKMENEIPAPKDGVVKKILVKEGDTVNTGDPLMEIE; this is translated from the coding sequence ATGGCGAGAGTTGAGATTATAGACACCACATTCAGGGACGCTCATCAGTCGCTCATAGCGACGCGCCTGCAGACGGAGGACATGTTAGCCATAGCTGAGAAGATGGACAGAATCGGATTCTACTCAATGGAGGTCTGGGGAGGGGCTACTTTCGATGTCTGCATCCGCTACCTCAACGAGGATCCCTGGGAGAGGCTTAGGCTGTTGAGGGAGAGCATAAAGAAGACCAAGCTCCAGATGCTCCTCCGCGGTCAGAACGTTGTCGGCTATAAGCACTACCCCGACGACGTGGTCGAAAAGTTCGTGGAGCTGGCCCATAAAAACGGGATAGACATATTCAGGGTTTTTGATGCCCTCAACGACGTCAGGAACATGGAGGTAGCGATAAGGAAGGCCAAGGAAGTGGGAGCGGAGGTTCAGGGTGCAATAGCCTACACGACAGGGAAGGTTTTCACGCTCGAGTACTACATGAAGAAGGTTGAAGAGCTGCTAAAGCTCGATGTCGATGTCATAACCATAAAGGACATGGCTGGCCTTCTGACGCCCTGGAAGGCCTACGAGCTTGTCAGCGAGATAAAGGAGACCTACGGCGTTCCGGTCAACGTCCACACCCACTCCACGACTGGAATGGCGGTTGCGACTTACATGAAAGCCGTCGAAGCTGGAGCGGATTACATAGACACAGCCATAAGCCCGCTCGCCTTTGGAACGGCCCAGCCGGGCATACAAACGGTATGGCACGCCCTTCCTGAGGCCGTTGGCTCTCACCTCGACCGCGAGCTCATCCACGAGGTCTCGCGCTACCTCAAAAAGCTCCTGGACGAGAAGTACTCTGGATTACTCCACAAAGAGGCCCTCATGGTCAACCCCTACGTTCTCAAGTACCAGGTTCCCGGTGGGATGTACTCCAACCTGATAAGCCAGTTAAGGGAGATGAAGGCCCTAGACAGGCTCCAGGAGGTTTTGGAGGAGATACCGCGCGTAAGGGAAGACCTCGGCTGGCCGCCGCTGGTCACTCCAACAAGCCAGATTGTGGGCACCCAGGCGGTTCTCAACGTCCTTTTCGGCAGATACGAGCGCATAACGGAAGAAGTCAGGAACTACATCAAGGGCCTCTACGGCAGGTCGCCAGCGGAGGTAAATCCAGAGCTGAGGAAGCGCGTCCTCGGCGACGAAGAGCCGATAACAGTTAGACCCGGTGAGCTCCTTGAACCCATGCTGGAGAAGTGCAGGGAAGAGCTTGAGAAACTCGGCTACCTCGAGAAAGAGGAGGACGTTCTGACCTACTGCCTCTTCCCACAGATCGCCAAGGAGTTCTTTGAGAGGAGAAAAAGAGGAATAAAGACTTCCCCAATGCCACCGGGTGCTCAAAAGCTCAAGCTCTACGTCAATGGAGTCGAGTTTGAGGTGGGGATTGAGGGCGTTGATTTGAGCGCGCTTAAATACTTGCCCCAAATAGCAGGTTCGGCTCAGACTCACACAACAGCTTCATCCATTGGCACGATGCCAGTTTCTGCCCCAAGTGTTCCTTCGCCTGTTCCCACCCCAGCTCCGGTCGCTCCTGCCGCGCCAGCGGCGCCGACTCCAACTCCAGCTGGCGAAGGCGTCGTCACGGCTCCAATGCCGGGCAAGATTCTTAGAATATTAGTCAAAGAAGGCGAACAAGTAAAGATGGGCCAGGGGCTGCTCATCCTCGAGGCCATGAAGATGGAGAACGAGATTCCAGCGCCAAAAGACGGTGTGGTTAAGAAAATCCTCGTGAAAGAAGGCGACACCGTAAACACGGGCGACCCACTAATGGAGATCGAGTAG
- a CDS encoding SPFH domain-containing protein: MGFAAVALLILGGFLLLLLVLGVKVIRPYQRGLVERLGKFNRILDPGVHFIIPFMERVKKVDMREHVIDVPPQEVICKDNVVVTVDAVVYYQILDPVKAVYNVSNFLMAIIKLAQTNLRAIIGEMELDETLSGRDIINARLREELDKITDRWGVKITRVEIQRIDPPKDIQEAMAKQMTAEREKRAMILLAEGKKEAAIREAEGQKQAAILKAEGEKQRQILIAEGQAQAIRKVLEALKMADEKYLTLQYIEKLPDLAKYGNLIVPYDTESLIGLLRILQKVKETPIPPAPPSNKEEPQGTEGDMGSEDVENLKKLME, from the coding sequence ATGGGCTTCGCCGCTGTTGCACTCCTGATACTGGGCGGCTTTCTTTTGCTGCTGCTGGTGCTTGGAGTGAAGGTCATAAGGCCGTACCAGAGGGGCCTCGTGGAGAGGCTCGGAAAGTTCAACAGGATACTCGATCCGGGAGTCCACTTCATAATCCCATTCATGGAGCGCGTTAAGAAGGTTGACATGCGCGAGCACGTCATCGACGTGCCACCTCAGGAGGTCATCTGCAAGGACAACGTCGTTGTCACAGTCGATGCCGTCGTCTACTACCAGATCCTCGACCCCGTTAAGGCCGTTTACAACGTGAGCAACTTCCTGATGGCGATAATCAAGCTCGCCCAGACGAACCTCCGTGCCATAATCGGTGAGATGGAGCTCGACGAGACCCTCTCCGGGAGGGACATAATCAACGCCCGCCTTAGGGAAGAGCTCGACAAGATAACCGACCGCTGGGGCGTCAAGATAACCCGCGTCGAGATACAGCGCATAGACCCGCCGAAGGACATCCAGGAGGCGATGGCCAAGCAGATGACGGCTGAGAGGGAGAAGAGGGCCATGATCCTCCTCGCGGAGGGTAAGAAGGAAGCGGCCATCAGAGAAGCTGAAGGTCAGAAGCAGGCGGCCATCTTAAAGGCCGAGGGTGAGAAGCAGAGGCAGATACTCATCGCGGAAGGTCAGGCCCAGGCAATAAGAAAAGTCCTCGAGGCGCTCAAGATGGCAGACGAGAAGTATCTCACACTCCAGTACATCGAGAAGCTTCCGGATCTGGCCAAGTACGGCAACCTCATAGTTCCCTACGATACCGAGTCACTGATAGGCCTCCTCAGGATACTCCAGAAGGTCAAGGAGACCCCGATACCTCCTGCACCGCCCAGCAACAAGGAAGAACCCCAGGGGACCGAGGGTGATATGGGTTCTGAAGACGTTGAGAATCTCAAAAAGCTGATGGAGTGA
- a CDS encoding flavin reductase family protein, whose translation MYRLMYPMRTYLIVSGRGEEVDVMAADWVTVLSHRPFLIGVAISPKRYTHGLVKRYGEFVVSVPGLDMLRDVWIAGTKSGPSKLREMNVTLVPSKAVSTPSIKEAIANLECRVVDKRTYGDHTLFVGEVVGYSHKKDAFENDRPNLRYKFLAHASWADFLTFEERFYRPE comes from the coding sequence ATGTATCGCCTCATGTACCCGATGCGGACCTATTTGATAGTCTCCGGAAGGGGGGAAGAAGTGGACGTCATGGCCGCTGACTGGGTCACAGTGCTATCTCACAGGCCTTTCCTGATTGGAGTTGCAATATCCCCAAAGCGCTACACCCACGGGCTCGTGAAGAGGTACGGGGAGTTCGTGGTTAGCGTCCCGGGACTGGACATGCTTAGGGACGTGTGGATAGCGGGAACCAAGAGCGGCCCCTCCAAGCTCAGGGAGATGAACGTCACCCTCGTTCCATCAAAGGCGGTCTCAACGCCGAGCATAAAGGAGGCCATAGCCAACCTCGAGTGCCGCGTGGTGGATAAGAGAACCTACGGCGACCATACGCTCTTCGTGGGTGAGGTCGTGGGGTACAGCCACAAGAAGGATGCCTTTGAAAACGACAGGCCCAACCTGCGCTACAAGTTCCTTGCCCACGCCTCATGGGCCGACTTCCTGACGTTTGAGGAGCGCTTTTACAGGCCGGAATAA
- a CDS encoding 30S ribosomal protein S24e, translating to MEIKVTEIKENKLLGRKEIYFDIIHEGEPTPSREAVKGKLAAMLDLDPNTTVLQYIRSYFGSNVSKGYAKAYETRERMLYIEPEYILLRDGLIEKKEE from the coding sequence ATGGAGATTAAGGTGACCGAGATTAAGGAGAACAAGCTCCTCGGGAGGAAGGAAATATACTTCGACATCATACACGAGGGCGAGCCTACCCCGAGCAGGGAAGCGGTGAAGGGTAAGCTCGCTGCCATGCTCGACCTCGACCCGAACACGACCGTCCTCCAGTACATCAGGAGCTACTTTGGAAGCAACGTTTCCAAGGGCTACGCCAAGGCCTACGAGACGAGGGAGAGGATGCTCTACATCGAGCCCGAGTACATACTCCTTCGCGACGGCTTGATCGAAAAGAAGGAGGAGTGA
- a CDS encoding S8 family peptidase, translating to MNEKVVVSLVVALLVASVLAVPTTAQGPDMVKVVVTVDKAKFNPAGIPKIGGHVVYRFKLIDAVVLEVPANAIGKLKKMPGVEKVEFDHQAILLGKPPGAGKPKPSQPAQTIPWGIERVKAPEAWSVTDGSTNGVIQVAVLDTGVDYDHPDLAANIAWCVSTLRGKISTKLRDCQDQNGHGTHVIGTIAALNNEIGVVGVAPGVQIYSIRVLDASGRGSYSDIAIGIEQAILGPDGVADKDGDGIIAGDPDDDAAEVISMSLGGSADDSYLHQMIQEAYKAGIVIVAASGNEGASSPSYPAAYPEVIAVGATDSSDQVPYWSNRQPEVSAPGVDILSTYPDDSYETLMGTSMATPHVSGVVALIQAAHYLKYGTVLPVGTFDDMSKNTVRGILHITADDRGPAGWDEDYGYGIVRADLAVQAALG from the coding sequence ATGAACGAAAAAGTCGTTGTATCTTTGGTCGTTGCCCTGTTAGTGGCTTCAGTGTTAGCAGTTCCAACAACGGCCCAGGGACCAGATATGGTCAAGGTGGTTGTGACCGTGGACAAGGCAAAGTTCAACCCGGCGGGCATACCTAAAATCGGTGGCCACGTGGTTTACCGGTTCAAGCTGATTGACGCGGTGGTTCTCGAAGTTCCGGCAAACGCTATAGGAAAGCTCAAGAAGATGCCGGGCGTTGAGAAGGTCGAGTTCGACCACCAGGCGATTCTCCTTGGAAAACCACCGGGAGCCGGAAAGCCGAAGCCATCACAGCCCGCCCAGACAATTCCCTGGGGAATCGAGCGCGTTAAGGCTCCAGAAGCATGGAGTGTGACCGACGGCTCGACCAACGGCGTTATTCAAGTTGCCGTCCTCGACACCGGTGTTGACTACGATCACCCCGATTTGGCAGCTAACATAGCCTGGTGCGTGAGCACGCTCCGCGGTAAGATCTCCACAAAGCTCAGGGACTGCCAGGACCAGAACGGACACGGCACCCACGTCATTGGAACAATAGCGGCTCTCAACAACGAGATTGGAGTAGTTGGCGTTGCTCCTGGCGTCCAGATTTACTCGATAAGAGTTCTGGACGCGAGCGGAAGGGGCTCATACAGCGACATAGCGATTGGAATTGAGCAGGCCATCCTCGGTCCCGATGGAGTAGCTGACAAGGACGGCGACGGCATCATTGCGGGCGATCCCGACGATGACGCCGCCGAAGTCATAAGTATGTCCCTCGGTGGCTCAGCTGACGACAGCTACCTGCACCAGATGATACAGGAAGCCTACAAGGCAGGGATAGTTATAGTTGCAGCGAGCGGCAACGAAGGCGCTTCAAGCCCGAGCTATCCGGCGGCTTACCCGGAGGTCATAGCCGTTGGAGCTACCGACAGCAGTGACCAGGTTCCGTACTGGAGCAACAGGCAGCCGGAAGTCAGCGCTCCGGGTGTTGACATTCTCAGCACTTACCCGGACGACAGCTACGAGACCCTCATGGGGACCTCTATGGCGACCCCGCACGTCAGCGGTGTTGTTGCCCTCATTCAGGCGGCTCACTACCTCAAGTACGGCACTGTGTTGCCGGTTGGAACCTTTGATGACATGAGCAAGAACACGGTCAGGGGAATACTGCACATTACAGCAGACGACCGCGGGCCAGCAGGCTGGGACGAGGATTACGGCTACGGTATCGTTAGGGCCGACCTTGCAGTCCAGGCAGCCCTCGGTTGA
- a CDS encoding DUF371 domain-containing protein, whose translation MRRDAGNTTSSPKGKLVEVVRCRGHENVKATHRSTLEFTKENYLTPRGDCIICISADKGINDLSEEFRAALKEGRKLLIRIKVGGLVDEITAEGSPNLILDHPHSMVVRKSDYIDARTLAIRANKAAKDIDRKIIEKLRNPQTEALVELIIIDSDP comes from the coding sequence ATGAGGCGAGATGCAGGGAACACCACATCGTCCCCGAAGGGTAAGCTGGTCGAGGTAGTCCGCTGCAGGGGGCACGAGAACGTAAAAGCAACTCACCGCTCGACCCTGGAGTTCACGAAGGAGAACTACCTAACGCCAAGGGGGGACTGCATAATCTGTATCTCAGCGGACAAAGGAATAAACGACCTGAGCGAGGAGTTCAGGGCTGCCCTTAAAGAGGGGAGAAAGCTCCTGATCAGGATAAAGGTCGGAGGCCTCGTGGACGAAATAACGGCCGAGGGCAGTCCGAACTTGATACTCGACCACCCCCACTCCATGGTCGTGAGGAAGAGTGACTACATAGACGCGAGGACGCTGGCGATAAGGGCCAACAAGGCAGCGAAAGACATAGACAGAAAGATAATAGAGAAGCTCAGAAATCCCCAGACAGAGGCACTCGTGGAACTAATAATTATCGATTCTGACCCGTGA
- a CDS encoding HemK2/MTQ2 family protein methyltransferase has protein sequence MIMEYEGLRLKLHPQVYEPAEDTFLLAENLAVKPGDVALDMGTGTGLIALLMARKARYVLGVDINPIAVKLAKENARLNGINNVEFRLSDLFEDVEGEFDLITFNAPYLPGEPEQLIDLALVGGESGREVLDRFIDEVPHYLKPGGVVQIVQSSITGVEETLKRLEKVGLTARVIAKRHIFFEDIVLINGRKEE, from the coding sequence ATGATCATGGAATATGAAGGCCTGAGGCTCAAGCTCCACCCACAGGTGTACGAACCCGCGGAAGACACCTTTCTGCTCGCGGAGAATCTCGCCGTAAAGCCCGGTGACGTTGCCCTTGATATGGGCACGGGAACAGGTTTGATAGCGCTCTTGATGGCGAGGAAAGCTCGCTATGTACTCGGTGTTGACATCAACCCCATTGCGGTAAAGCTGGCCAAAGAAAACGCCAGACTGAACGGTATTAACAATGTTGAGTTCCGCCTCAGTGACCTCTTCGAGGACGTAGAGGGAGAATTTGACTTGATAACCTTCAACGCTCCCTACCTGCCCGGTGAACCGGAGCAGCTCATTGATCTGGCCCTCGTCGGTGGAGAAAGCGGAAGGGAAGTCCTAGATAGGTTCATAGATGAGGTGCCGCACTACCTCAAACCGGGCGGGGTCGTTCAGATAGTCCAGAGCTCGATAACAGGGGTTGAGGAAACACTAAAAAGGCTGGAAAAAGTCGGATTGACTGCGAGGGTTATCGCTAAGAGACACATATTCTTTGAAGACATAGTTCTGATAAACGGGAGAAAAGAGGAGTAG
- a CDS encoding 30S ribosomal protein S27ae yields the protein MAKKKKTSQKWKLYEVKGGKVVRKNKFCPRCGPGVFMANHKDRWSCGRCGYTEWKK from the coding sequence ATGGCCAAGAAGAAAAAGACCAGCCAGAAGTGGAAGCTCTACGAGGTCAAGGGCGGTAAGGTCGTCAGGAAGAACAAGTTCTGCCCGCGCTGTGGGCCGGGCGTTTTCATGGCCAACCACAAGGACCGCTGGAGCTGCGGCCGCTGCGGCTACACAGAGTGGAAGAAGTGA
- a CDS encoding HVO_0476 family zinc finger protein: MEEIFVCPECGSENVEVIRERGRELTLRCNDCGNVWHVTLPRLIKVPLVVSKHEVSFKTFAELPEDEEIKVGDIVETEDDEVRITGIELDENKRVNRARVEEVKTLWGESLTYPKVIKVSIYLPKGITQAFRVKVPRNEEFAVGEVVEVGGYTFKIEKIKTENKMLHHGKAKADKIVAIMGHHIPRARARRSLEIYRGYEEES; this comes from the coding sequence ATGGAGGAGATATTTGTCTGTCCCGAGTGCGGTAGCGAGAACGTTGAGGTGATAAGGGAGAGGGGAAGGGAGCTAACGCTGAGATGTAACGACTGCGGCAACGTCTGGCACGTTACGCTTCCCAGGCTGATTAAGGTCCCCCTCGTGGTCAGCAAGCATGAGGTCAGCTTCAAAACCTTCGCGGAGCTTCCGGAGGACGAGGAAATCAAAGTGGGAGACATCGTGGAGACCGAAGACGATGAGGTTCGGATTACAGGTATAGAGCTGGACGAGAACAAGCGCGTCAATCGGGCTAGGGTGGAGGAAGTCAAGACTCTCTGGGGCGAGAGCCTGACCTATCCAAAGGTCATCAAGGTGTCCATCTACCTCCCGAAGGGCATAACTCAGGCCTTCCGCGTCAAGGTTCCAAGGAACGAGGAGTTCGCCGTTGGCGAGGTCGTCGAGGTCGGCGGCTACACGTTCAAAATCGAGAAGATCAAGACGGAGAACAAAATGCTCCACCACGGAAAGGCCAAGGCCGATAAAATAGTGGCCATAATGGGCCACCACATTCCCAGGGCCCGGGCCAGGAGAAGTCTCGAGATATACAGGGGCTATGAGGAGGAATCCTGA
- a CDS encoding GTP-dependent dephospho-CoA kinase has translation MSDFYFLLTPQLREELKEPLGELIRGKIPEPYLRIKDRIKGAFLVTVGDVVTENVLKLGIEPNLAVYDHRTKRRDYNPDVDSNAVVLTVKNPPGTVTKALLNAVRKGVGIALRGRSVHIKVNGEEDLAAIPAVLYAPTGSVVLYGQPDEGVVLIKVTPECKRRCARILSRMEVVRNGD, from the coding sequence ATGTCGGACTTTTACTTTCTTCTAACCCCTCAGCTCAGAGAGGAGCTTAAGGAACCCCTCGGCGAGCTCATCCGGGGGAAGATCCCGGAGCCCTATCTGAGAATCAAGGACAGGATAAAGGGAGCTTTTTTAGTGACTGTAGGGGACGTTGTAACGGAGAACGTTCTGAAATTGGGGATTGAACCCAACCTAGCGGTCTACGATCATAGAACCAAAAGAAGGGACTATAACCCCGATGTGGATTCAAATGCCGTTGTTTTGACGGTTAAAAATCCTCCGGGAACCGTGACGAAAGCTTTATTAAACGCCGTCAGAAAAGGTGTCGGGATAGCCCTTAGAGGGCGGAGTGTTCACATCAAGGTGAACGGTGAGGAGGATCTGGCGGCCATTCCGGCCGTACTTTACGCCCCCACCGGTTCGGTAGTCCTCTACGGTCAACCCGACGAGGGGGTAGTGCTTATAAAGGTAACACCCGAATGCAAGCGCAGGTGTGCGCGCATCTTATCCAGGATGGAGGTGGTTCGAAATGGAGATTAA
- a CDS encoding thymidine kinase → MHPGGFLEIITGPMFAGKTTELIKRVERQAFAKRKVALFKPAIDTRYSAEEVVAHNGLSYGAYVVPTNEEGVELIREITLKEGLEVIGIDEVQFFPMKIVEVLNGLADEGVYVIASGLNLDFKGDPFPVTKELLVRADNIVYLTAVCTVCGRPATRSQRLIDGKPAPRNSPVIQVGGRESYEARCREHHIVPEG, encoded by the coding sequence ATGCATCCTGGAGGGTTTCTTGAAATAATCACCGGCCCGATGTTCGCCGGAAAAACCACAGAACTCATAAAGAGGGTCGAAAGGCAGGCCTTCGCCAAGAGGAAGGTCGCGCTCTTCAAGCCGGCAATAGATACCCGCTATTCTGCCGAAGAGGTTGTTGCCCACAACGGGCTGAGCTACGGGGCCTACGTCGTGCCAACGAACGAAGAAGGAGTGGAGCTAATAAGGGAGATAACCCTTAAGGAGGGCCTTGAGGTCATAGGGATCGACGAGGTGCAGTTCTTTCCGATGAAGATAGTAGAGGTTCTCAACGGTCTGGCAGATGAAGGGGTCTACGTCATAGCCAGTGGATTAAACCTCGACTTCAAGGGCGACCCGTTCCCAGTCACCAAGGAGCTCCTTGTGAGGGCCGACAACATAGTATACCTTACCGCCGTCTGCACGGTCTGCGGAAGACCGGCAACGAGGAGCCAGAGGCTCATTGACGGAAAGCCCGCCCCAAGGAACTCGCCGGTCATACAGGTTGGGGGGAGGGAGAGCTATGAGGCGAGATGCAGGGAACACCACATCGTCCCCGAAGGGTAA
- a CDS encoding phosphoadenosine phosphosulfate reductase domain-containing protein, with amino-acid sequence MGRPVFLGKAYINWCEKCNVPLIGDACAVHGEEGVFRLDITPPGDLRFAFEKDIEFISSVFREHFGVDVSKVLDGKIVLLNKLPSEDDAYEIIVDGYIFGYVKFDPIELRWRAGLKVEGAIALWKLYGKKMKKWVIVDKGAVEPIKRGANLLAVGVLEADPSIRVNDEVILVSEDGKVFATGIAKKDYEALIRGERGTGVKPKRQKMVMYREGRKATMEDVLRANSIALEEKVVKSREFMRRVASKYSDLPVAVAFSGGKDSLAVLGLALEEFGGDFTVFFNNTGIEFPETVEYVERLRKELEPRGIRFIVADAGDAFWRSLYVFSPPGRDYRWCCKVTKLGPITLAIKENYPKGVLMFVGQRKYESIKRFKQPRVWRNEWVPNEIGASPIFHWRAIEVWLYIFSRKLPYNPLYERGFDRIGCFLCPSASLAEFERLKREKPELWEKWFKALDYWRKRLNLPEEWITYGFWRWKKLSKGEKSIARKLGVEIPEERSWEPVRVEIRETPDGYELEFNTVLNKKRLLEVAPILGEVTVEGDIVKAGEVEFLTGTRKARAPNEEEAWSAYYLVKRAYECVGCGVCVGKCPENALSIDEKSKKIVVDWDSCVHCRECMEVCPLLKIKNPEEGSQL; translated from the coding sequence ATGGGAAGGCCCGTATTCCTCGGTAAGGCTTACATAAACTGGTGCGAGAAGTGCAACGTCCCGCTCATCGGCGATGCCTGTGCCGTTCATGGAGAAGAGGGGGTTTTTAGACTTGACATAACTCCACCGGGCGACCTGCGTTTTGCTTTTGAAAAGGACATCGAGTTCATCAGCTCGGTCTTTAGGGAGCACTTTGGAGTTGATGTAAGCAAAGTCCTCGACGGAAAGATTGTCCTCCTCAACAAGCTTCCGAGCGAGGACGATGCCTACGAGATCATAGTCGACGGCTACATCTTTGGCTACGTGAAGTTCGACCCAATCGAGCTCAGGTGGAGGGCTGGCCTAAAGGTTGAAGGTGCAATAGCACTCTGGAAGCTCTACGGAAAGAAAATGAAGAAGTGGGTGATCGTCGATAAAGGCGCAGTGGAGCCGATAAAGAGGGGCGCGAACCTTTTGGCTGTGGGTGTCCTTGAAGCTGACCCAAGCATAAGGGTAAACGATGAAGTAATCCTCGTCTCAGAGGACGGCAAGGTCTTTGCCACAGGAATAGCGAAGAAGGACTACGAGGCTTTAATCAGGGGCGAGAGGGGAACAGGTGTTAAGCCGAAGAGGCAGAAAATGGTTATGTACCGCGAGGGCAGAAAGGCCACAATGGAGGACGTCCTGAGGGCAAACAGCATAGCGCTGGAAGAGAAGGTCGTGAAGAGCAGGGAGTTCATGAGGCGCGTTGCGAGCAAGTACTCCGACCTCCCTGTGGCGGTTGCCTTCTCCGGTGGAAAGGACAGCCTAGCCGTTCTTGGATTGGCCTTGGAGGAGTTCGGAGGAGACTTTACAGTCTTCTTCAACAACACTGGCATAGAGTTCCCCGAGACGGTGGAGTATGTGGAGAGGCTTAGGAAGGAGCTTGAGCCGAGGGGAATAAGGTTCATAGTTGCCGACGCTGGCGACGCCTTCTGGAGGTCCCTCTACGTTTTCTCACCGCCCGGAAGGGACTACCGCTGGTGCTGCAAGGTTACTAAGCTCGGCCCGATAACTTTAGCTATAAAGGAGAACTACCCCAAAGGCGTCCTCATGTTCGTCGGCCAGAGGAAGTACGAGAGCATAAAGAGGTTTAAGCAGCCCCGCGTGTGGAGGAACGAGTGGGTGCCCAACGAGATTGGGGCATCGCCGATATTCCACTGGAGAGCGATAGAGGTCTGGCTCTACATCTTCAGCAGGAAGCTCCCATACAACCCGCTCTACGAGAGGGGCTTTGACAGGATAGGCTGTTTCCTCTGCCCGAGCGCTTCTTTGGCCGAGTTCGAGAGGCTCAAGAGGGAAAAGCCCGAACTCTGGGAGAAGTGGTTCAAAGCCCTGGACTACTGGAGGAAACGCCTTAACCTTCCAGAGGAGTGGATTACCTACGGCTTCTGGCGCTGGAAGAAGTTAAGCAAAGGTGAGAAGTCAATAGCGAGGAAGCTCGGCGTTGAAATTCCTGAGGAGCGCTCCTGGGAGCCGGTGAGGGTTGAGATAAGGGAAACGCCAGATGGCTACGAGCTGGAGTTCAACACGGTATTGAACAAAAAGCGCCTTCTTGAGGTCGCCCCGATCCTCGGCGAGGTTACCGTTGAGGGGGACATCGTTAAAGCTGGAGAGGTTGAGTTCCTGACCGGGACGAGGAAAGCCAGAGCGCCGAACGAGGAAGAAGCGTGGAGCGCCTATTACCTCGTCAAACGCGCCTACGAGTGCGTTGGCTGTGGCGTCTGCGTTGGAAAATGCCCTGAAAACGCGCTGAGCATAGACGAGAAGAGCAAGAAGATAGTGGTTGACTGGGATTCCTGCGTTCACTGCAGGGAGTGCATGGAGGTCTGCCCGCTGTTGAAGATCAAGAACCCCGAGGAGGGAAGCCAGCTCTGA